One Actinoplanes missouriensis 431 DNA segment encodes these proteins:
- the ruvA gene encoding Holliday junction branch migration protein RuvA, protein MIASVRGVVAAILHDSAVVEVGGVGMRVFCTPGTLAGLRTGAEARLATTLIVREDSLTLYGFADDGERQLFDLLLTANGVGPRIAQAVLAVHQPDIVRRAIAGGEIAVLTAVPGIGKRGAEKMIVELKDKIGPVGFGDTGAGVLNGAWQEQVRQGVLALGWSASQADQAVAAVTETIDGEVPPVPVLLRQAIRLLGKTR, encoded by the coding sequence ATGATCGCCAGTGTGCGCGGCGTGGTCGCCGCGATCCTCCACGACAGCGCCGTGGTCGAGGTCGGTGGCGTCGGCATGCGCGTCTTCTGCACGCCCGGCACGCTCGCCGGCCTGCGCACCGGCGCCGAGGCCCGGCTCGCCACCACGCTGATCGTCCGGGAGGACTCGCTCACCCTCTACGGGTTCGCCGACGACGGCGAGCGGCAGCTGTTCGACCTGCTGCTGACGGCGAACGGGGTGGGTCCGCGGATCGCGCAGGCGGTGCTCGCCGTCCACCAGCCGGACATCGTGCGCCGGGCGATCGCCGGTGGCGAGATCGCGGTGCTCACCGCGGTGCCCGGCATCGGCAAGCGCGGCGCCGAGAAGATGATCGTCGAGTTGAAGGACAAGATCGGACCGGTCGGCTTCGGCGACACCGGCGCCGGTGTGCTGAACGGCGCCTGGCAGGAGCAGGTCCGGCAGGGCGTGCTCGCGCTCGGCTGGAGCGCGTCGCAGGCCGATCAGGCGGTGGCCGCGGTGACCGAGACGATCGACGGCGAGGTCCCGCCGGTTCCGGTCCTGCTGCGCCAGGCGATCAGGCTCCTGGGCAAGACACGATGA
- the yajC gene encoding preprotein translocase subunit YajC: MLQLQAADQAAGGGNYSFLLILVLLFGFMYFVMIRPQQKRRKEALQMQNTLGPGDEIVTIGGLHGTVVLAETDTVTLEVAPGVHVRFARPAIARVLTKAGTVSEEPAPVGEPLADEPESPVTETRKQD, translated from the coding sequence GTGCTCCAGCTCCAGGCAGCTGACCAAGCAGCGGGTGGCGGCAACTACTCGTTCCTGCTGATTCTCGTTCTGCTCTTCGGCTTCATGTACTTCGTCATGATCCGCCCGCAGCAGAAGCGGCGCAAAGAGGCCCTGCAGATGCAGAACACCCTGGGCCCCGGCGACGAGATCGTCACCATCGGCGGCCTGCACGGCACGGTCGTGCTCGCCGAGACCGACACCGTCACCCTCGAGGTCGCTCCGGGCGTTCACGTCCGTTTTGCCCGCCCGGCGATCGCCCGTGTGCTGACGAAGGCGGGTACGGTCTCCGAGGAGCCCGCGCCCGTCGGTGAGCCGCTGGCGGACGAGCCGGAGAGCCCGGTCACCGAGACGCGCAAGCAGGACTGA
- the ruvB gene encoding Holliday junction branch migration DNA helicase RuvB, protein MSDLVSSDAFDDDLDAEASVRPKRLADFIAQHRVRDQLELLLKGAMGRGTPPDHILLSGPPGLGKTTLANIVAAELGTGIRTTSGPVIERSGDLAAILTGLGPGDVLFIDEIHRIAKPAEELLYSAMEDFRVDVVVGKGPGATAIPLDVEPFTLVGATTRAGLLSGPMRDRFGFVAHLDFYSTADLDALLHRSARIIGVPITPEGAAEIAGRSRGTPRIANRLLRRVRDFAEVRADGVVTEEVAKAALKVYDVDALGLDRLDRAVLRALIESFKGGPVGLSTLAVAVGEQSDTVEEVCEPFLVRAGLLARTPRGRVATEAGWAHLGKTPPSDGRPGVFQGDLFARDA, encoded by the coding sequence ATGAGCGACCTGGTCTCCTCGGACGCCTTCGACGACGACCTGGACGCCGAGGCCAGCGTCCGGCCGAAACGGCTCGCCGACTTCATCGCCCAGCACCGGGTCCGTGACCAGCTGGAGTTGCTGCTCAAGGGCGCGATGGGCCGGGGCACCCCGCCCGACCACATCCTGCTCTCCGGCCCGCCCGGGCTGGGCAAGACCACGCTCGCCAACATCGTCGCGGCCGAGCTGGGCACCGGGATCCGGACCACCAGCGGCCCGGTGATCGAGCGCTCCGGCGACCTGGCCGCGATCCTGACCGGGCTCGGCCCCGGCGACGTGCTCTTCATCGACGAGATCCACCGGATCGCGAAACCGGCCGAGGAACTGCTCTACAGCGCGATGGAGGACTTCCGGGTCGACGTGGTGGTCGGCAAGGGGCCGGGCGCGACAGCGATCCCGCTGGACGTAGAGCCGTTCACCCTGGTCGGCGCGACCACCCGGGCCGGTCTGCTGTCCGGGCCGATGCGTGACCGGTTCGGCTTCGTCGCCCACCTCGACTTCTACTCCACGGCCGACCTGGACGCGCTGCTGCACCGCTCGGCCCGGATCATCGGCGTGCCGATCACCCCGGAGGGCGCCGCCGAGATCGCCGGCCGTTCCCGCGGCACGCCGCGTATCGCCAACCGGCTGCTGCGCCGGGTGCGGGACTTCGCCGAGGTACGGGCGGACGGCGTGGTCACCGAGGAGGTGGCGAAGGCCGCCCTCAAGGTCTACGACGTCGACGCGCTGGGCCTGGACCGCCTGGACCGGGCGGTGCTGCGCGCCCTGATCGAGTCGTTCAAGGGCGGGCCGGTCGGCCTCTCCACGCTCGCGGTCGCGGTCGGCGAGCAGTCCGACACGGTCGAGGAGGTCTGCGAGCCGTTCCTGGTCCGGGCCGGGCTGCTGGCGCGGACCCCGCGGGGCCGGGTGGCGACCGAGGCCGGCTGGGCGCACCTGGGCAAGACGCCGCCGTCCGACGGCAGGCCGGGCGTCTTCCAGGGTGACCTGTTCGCCCGGGACGCGTGA
- the secD gene encoding protein translocase subunit SecD, which yields MHPGRQLGVLGLVFVVLYLLVFFAGGAKGSFTDRLEPKLGLDLVGGTQATYIASQQGEPPTPEAMETAREIIESRVNALGVSEAEVVIQGNNTIVVSLAGEADDQLKDLSQAANMRFRLLTGTTMDVSSAALNPASPSPSVAASGSAAPSAAPSAAASGAAPAATSNPSASTGGQGGGEAAPAASATPSAPAPSATPSAAASAPAGAPAAQTVDQKELLASAKKKVGAAAWAAAEKLTAPVDLSADAKAGLPFKGFAQLTGPEVAVLTPDMQFNVPTISCGQLDARPNGSIDDVNSKVVACYQGGAKVMLDKAEVVGDDISEASPQLDQTQNQWVVSLDFTSTGQAKWTELTRTAFNATTTDPCYVAVQALYGTADHCAVAVVLDKTILSAPQIQAVLSGQSQITGDFTAASAKELADQLNFGAIPVTFEAGPAQTVSATLGLQQLEAGLLAAAIGMGLVAIYAFFYYRLLGTVIFLSLGLSALLTYGALVFLGRTMGYTLTLAGIAGFIVSLGVAADSFVIYFERLKDEIHEGRTPRSAVPRAWHRARRTIISANTITILCAVVLYIVSIGAVQGFAFALGLSTVLDLVVVFLFRHPIMTMLASTKAFLSPRVSGLGRVLRNRTDVKEA from the coding sequence ATGCATCCCGGACGCCAACTCGGCGTGCTCGGTCTGGTCTTCGTCGTCCTGTATCTGCTGGTCTTCTTCGCCGGTGGCGCGAAGGGCAGCTTCACCGACCGGCTCGAGCCGAAACTCGGCCTTGACCTGGTCGGTGGCACTCAGGCGACGTACATCGCCTCGCAGCAGGGTGAGCCGCCGACGCCGGAGGCCATGGAGACCGCCCGCGAGATCATCGAGAGCCGCGTCAACGCGCTCGGCGTCTCCGAGGCCGAGGTGGTCATCCAGGGCAACAACACCATCGTGGTGTCGCTCGCCGGCGAGGCCGACGACCAGCTCAAGGATCTGTCGCAGGCCGCGAACATGCGGTTCCGCCTGCTGACCGGCACGACGATGGACGTCTCCTCGGCCGCGCTGAACCCGGCGTCGCCGTCCCCGAGCGTCGCCGCGAGCGGCAGCGCCGCCCCGTCGGCCGCGCCGTCCGCCGCTGCCTCCGGCGCCGCGCCGGCCGCCACGTCGAACCCGTCCGCCTCCACCGGCGGTCAGGGTGGCGGCGAGGCCGCTCCGGCCGCCAGCGCCACACCGTCGGCACCCGCGCCTTCCGCGACGCCGTCCGCCGCCGCCTCCGCGCCGGCCGGCGCCCCGGCCGCACAGACCGTGGACCAGAAGGAGCTGCTCGCCTCCGCGAAGAAGAAGGTCGGCGCCGCGGCGTGGGCCGCCGCGGAGAAGCTCACCGCCCCGGTCGACCTGAGCGCCGACGCCAAGGCGGGCCTGCCGTTCAAGGGCTTCGCCCAGCTGACCGGCCCTGAGGTGGCCGTGCTCACCCCGGACATGCAGTTCAACGTGCCGACGATCAGCTGCGGTCAGCTGGACGCCCGGCCGAACGGCTCGATCGACGACGTCAACTCCAAGGTGGTCGCCTGCTACCAGGGCGGCGCCAAGGTGATGCTGGACAAGGCCGAGGTCGTCGGTGACGACATCAGCGAGGCCAGCCCGCAGCTCGACCAGACCCAGAACCAGTGGGTCGTCTCGCTCGACTTCACCAGCACCGGCCAGGCCAAGTGGACCGAGCTGACCCGGACGGCGTTCAACGCGACCACCACCGACCCGTGTTACGTCGCGGTGCAGGCGCTCTACGGCACGGCCGACCACTGCGCCGTCGCCGTGGTGCTGGACAAGACGATCCTCTCCGCCCCGCAGATCCAGGCCGTCCTGAGCGGTCAGTCGCAGATCACCGGTGACTTCACCGCGGCCTCCGCCAAGGAGCTCGCCGACCAGCTGAACTTCGGCGCGATCCCGGTGACCTTCGAGGCCGGCCCGGCGCAGACCGTGTCGGCGACCCTGGGCCTGCAGCAGCTGGAGGCGGGTCTGCTCGCCGCCGCGATCGGCATGGGCCTGGTGGCGATCTACGCGTTCTTCTACTACCGCCTGCTCGGCACCGTCATCTTCCTGAGCCTCGGCCTCTCCGCGCTGCTCACCTACGGCGCGCTGGTGTTCCTCGGCCGGACCATGGGCTACACGCTGACCCTCGCCGGCATCGCCGGCTTCATCGTGTCGCTGGGTGTCGCCGCCGACTCGTTCGTCATCTACTTCGAACGACTCAAGGACGAGATCCACGAGGGCCGGACGCCACGGAGCGCGGTGCCGCGCGCCTGGCACCGGGCCCGCCGGACGATCATCTCGGCGAACACCATCACCATCCTCTGTGCGGTCGTCCTCTACATCGTGTCGATCGGCGCGGTGCAGGGCTTCGCGTTCGCGC
- a CDS encoding YebC/PmpR family DNA-binding transcriptional regulator: MSGHSKWATTKHKKAVIDAKRGKMFAKLIKNIEVAARTGGGDPAGNPTLYDAIQKAKKSSVPNNNIDNAVKRGSGLEAGGADWQTIMYEGYGPNGVALLIECLTDNRNRAATEVRTRLTRNNGTFADAGSVSYLFNRKGVVIVPKGELSEDDVMLAVLDAGAEEINDLGESFEVVSEPTDLVAVRTALQAAGIDYDSAESVLMPTMTVPVDEDTARKVLKLIDVLEDCDDVQNIFANADISDEILAALDEE, translated from the coding sequence ATGTCCGGCCACTCCAAATGGGCGACGACGAAGCACAAGAAAGCCGTCATCGACGCCAAGCGCGGCAAGATGTTCGCGAAGCTCATCAAGAACATCGAGGTCGCGGCCCGGACCGGTGGCGGCGACCCGGCCGGTAACCCCACGCTCTACGACGCCATCCAGAAGGCGAAGAAGAGTTCGGTCCCGAACAACAACATCGACAACGCGGTCAAGCGCGGCTCCGGCCTGGAGGCCGGTGGCGCCGACTGGCAGACGATCATGTACGAGGGGTACGGGCCGAACGGCGTGGCGCTGCTCATCGAGTGCCTGACCGACAACCGGAACCGTGCCGCCACCGAGGTGCGCACCCGGCTGACCCGCAACAACGGCACCTTCGCGGACGCGGGCAGCGTGTCCTACCTGTTCAACCGCAAGGGCGTCGTGATCGTGCCCAAGGGTGAGCTGAGCGAGGACGACGTGATGCTCGCCGTGCTCGACGCGGGCGCCGAGGAGATCAACGACCTGGGCGAGTCGTTCGAGGTGGTCAGCGAGCCGACCGACTTGGTCGCGGTGCGGACCGCGCTGCAGGCGGCCGGGATCGACTACGACTCGGCTGAGTCGGTGCTCATGCCGACCATGACGGTGCCGGTCGACGAGGACACCGCCCGCAAGGTGCTCAAGCTGATCGACGTCCTCGAGGACTGCGACGACGTGCAGAACATCTTCGCGAACGCCGACATCTCCGACGAGATCCTCGCGGCGCTCGACGAGGAGTGA
- the ruvC gene encoding crossover junction endodeoxyribonuclease RuvC, whose protein sequence is MRVLGIDPGLTRCGVGVVEGVPGRLGKLIAYHVVRSEPDEDISQRLLNLDRSLAELVALHQPESVAVERVFSQHNARTVMGTAQASGVAILAGARAGLPVQTYTPSEVKAAVTGSGAADKKQVTAMVTRLLRLDAPPKPADAADAIAIAICHIWRGGTRAKLEAAVRRGYR, encoded by the coding sequence GTGCGGGTTCTCGGCATCGACCCGGGGCTGACGCGGTGCGGCGTCGGCGTCGTCGAGGGGGTGCCGGGGCGGCTCGGGAAGCTGATCGCGTACCACGTGGTCCGCAGCGAGCCGGACGAGGACATCTCCCAGCGCCTGCTGAACCTGGACCGTTCGCTCGCCGAGCTGGTCGCGCTGCACCAACCGGAGAGCGTGGCCGTCGAGCGGGTGTTCTCCCAGCACAACGCCCGGACCGTGATGGGCACCGCGCAGGCCAGCGGGGTCGCGATCCTGGCCGGCGCGCGGGCCGGGCTGCCGGTGCAGACCTACACCCCGAGCGAGGTCAAGGCGGCCGTCACCGGCTCCGGGGCCGCCGACAAGAAGCAGGTCACCGCCATGGTGACCCGGTTGCTGCGGCTCGACGCGCCGCCCAAGCCGGCCGACGCGGCGGACGCCATCGCCATCGCCATCTGCCACATCTGGCGCGGGGGCACCCGCGCGAAACTGGAAGCCGCAGTCCGTAGGGGTTATCGATGA